The segment AGATACTGATTTAGACGGAATTCCAAATTATTTGGATAACGATGATGATGGAGATGGTTTGTTAACCTGGAGAGAAGACTACAATCACGATGGAAATCCGGGTAACGATGATACTAACAGCAGTGGTACTGCTGATTATCTTGAATCTTCAGTAGCTTTGGGTGTGACGCCTGTTAGCATAGACAATAACAGTATAAAAGTATTCCCAAATCCGGCAACTAATGTGCTGAATATTCAAAATAATACTGATGATACTAACGCTTCGATAGAAATTTATTCCATCAGTGGAGCCAAAGTAAAATCATTAAAAACAACACAAGCATTGACAACAATCGCTGTTTCGGATTTGCAAAGCGGTGTTTATTTTGTCAAAGTAACAATGAACAACCAAGTGGGTAATTATAAATTCATTAAGAACTAATTTGAACTGCTACTGGCAGTCCTCCTCTTAATATCAAAGGTTTGGCGAAAGCTGAACCTTTTTTATTTGTACTAACTTTCATTTGATTATTTTTGCCAAACAAATCAAACTATGCCACAAGAACTCCAACTTCAAGTTTCACCCGAAATAGCAGCTAACGAAAGTTTGCTCTATGAACACGTGGCGCAATTAGTTCGGGTTTCTACAAAATTGGTTCATAAAGTTGTAATTCTGAAACGTTCTATTGATGCGCGTCAAAAATCTATTAAAGTCAATCTTAAAGTTTCGGTTTATTTAATAGATGAAAAATATACCGAACAAAAAATCGAACTTCCCAATTATGAAAATGTTTCCAATAAACAGGAAGTAATCATTGTTGGTGCTGGTCCGGCCGGACTTTTCGCAGCTTTGCAATTAATAGAATTAGGTTTAAAACCAATAATTATCGAACGCGGAAAAGATGTTCGTGGTCGTCGTCGCGATTTGAAAGCCATCAATGTTGACCATATTGTCAATGAAGATTCAAATTATTGTTTTGGTGAAGGCGGCGCAGGAACCTATTCTGATGGGAAATTATATACGCGTTCCAAAAAACGTGGTGATGTTGACAGAATTCTGCAGTTGTTAGTTGGTTTTGGTGCTACGCCCGATATCTTAGTCGAAGCGCATCCGCATATCGGGACCAATAAATTACCGCAAATCATTCAGGACATTCGGGAGAAAATTATCGAATGTGGCGGAAAAGTGTTGTTTGAAACCAGAGTGACTGATTTCGTTATTAAAAACAATGAAATGCAAGGCGTTGTTACTCAAAATGGCGATACAATTTCGGCCAATAAACTAATTTTAGCAACCGGACATTCGGCTCGTGATATATTTGAATTACTAGATAAGAAAAAGATTTTTATCGAAGCAAAACCTTTTGCATTAGGCGTTCGTGCGGAACATCCTCAGGAATTGATTGATAGAATTCAATACAGTTGCGATTTTCGTGGAGACTATTTACCACCTGCACCATATTCCATTGTGAAGCAGGTTAATGGTCGCGGAATGTATTCGTTTTGTATGTGTCCCGGTGGCGTAATTGCACCTTGTGCTACAAGTCCGGGAGAGGTAGTAACCAATGGTTGGTCACCATCTAAACGAGATCAGGCGACAGCCAATTCGGGTATTGTGGTCGAATTAAAACTAGAAGATTTTAAACCCTTTGCCAAATTCGGAGCTTTAGCAGGAATGGAATTCCAGAAAAGCATCGAACAAAAAGCCTGGCATTTGGCTGGAGAGACACAAAGAGTTCCGGCACAGCGAATGATTGATTTTACCAGAAGTAAAGTGTCGGAATCAATTCCAAAAACATCTTATGTTCCGGGAACAACTTCAGTTGAAATGGGACAGGTTTCCCCTGGCTTTTTAACCCAAATTATGCGGGAAGGCTTTATTGAATTTGGAAAAGCAATTCGTGGTTATATGACTAATGATGCTATTCTTCATGCACCGGAAAGCAGAACTTCCTCACCGGTACGCATTCCGCGTGACAACGAAACTTTGGAACATACACAAATCAAAGGTTTGTATCCTTGTGGAGAAGGTGCCGGATTTGCAGGTGGAATTATTTCTGCCGCTATTGACGGTGAAAAATGTGCCTTGAAAATTGCACAAAGTCTCTCAAAATAAAGTAAATTTCATTTTTGTTTTTTAAAAAGTAGGGTGATGACATTTTGTGTTGTCTAACCTTTAAACACTAAATTATAAATAAGATGAAAAAAATTAAAATTTTACTATTGTTACTTACAGTAACTGTTGCAGGTTTCTATTCTTGTACCGATAATGATCCGGTTGAAAACGAAGTGGTAACTACCAAAAGTATTTCGTTGAGAACCACATTAAACGAAATCAAAAAAGCCAACAATATCAGTGGGAAAAATGGTTTAACTACAGATGACCAATTTTTTTGCTTCGGGTTTGTTTATCCTATTAGCCTTTCATATAATGACGGAACAGTAATTACCGTTTCTTCATATGAGGGATTAATTGAAATTTTAACTAATGAAACCTCTACATTATATATTGAGGGAATCGAATTTCCTTTCCAAGTGCAACAAGAAGGAGCAGTTACTACTATAAATAATGAAGCCGAATTCTTTGCATTGATTGATGACTGTACTTTTTATACTGTGAATGATATCGTCTTTGATTTTACTTGTTATTCCATTGTTTTCCCGATTTCGGTTGTGAATGCAAATGGTCAAACTATAGTGGTAGATGATCAAACGGAATTGGTAAACTTAGCTTCACCAACGCCTACAGGAACATCTTATCAATTGGATATTGTATTTCCAATCTCAGTTGTTCAAAACGATCAGACTATAGTTATTAATAATTTATATGAATTCTTTGATTTGAATAATGATTGTCCAAGCAGCTCATGTGTTTGTCCTGCCGACTATAATCCGGTTTGTGTACAAACTTCTGCTGGTGTGGTTGAATACTCGAATATGTGTCATGCAGAATGTGATGGATTTACTGCTGCCGATTTAGTATCCTGTGATCCTGTGACAACTGTTAATTTCGGAACAGGTTTAGGTTCGTGTTTTAATATGGCTTATCCGGTACAGGTTCAATCTGGTGGTGCTTTGGTAACGGTGAATTCTGATGACAATTTGCGTCAGTATTATTTCCCGGCACTGTCAAGTATTCCAGCCTTTGTTTATCCGGTAACGGTAACATTTAATAGTGCAACAGGTCCGGTAACAGTACTTATAACCAGTAGTGCTCAGTTTGAAACGGCTATCACTAATAATTGTAATTAATTGATTTTAAATAAGAATTGGGAAAAATCAATGTTACGACACAACCTTAGCGATAAGGTTGTGTTTGTAATTTAAGCTATGAAAGAAGAAAACCAAAATGTTAAGCTCTGTTCCGAAGCGGTTTTTCGCTCGGTTTTTGACACTAATTTTAAAGTGTTGCGTAACTTTTTGGTATATAAATTCCGGGGCGATATAGAAAGTGCCGAAGATGTAGCTCAAAATGCTTTTGTTAAACTT is part of the Flavobacterium sangjuense genome and harbors:
- a CDS encoding NAD(P)/FAD-dependent oxidoreductase; amino-acid sequence: MPQELQLQVSPEIAANESLLYEHVAQLVRVSTKLVHKVVILKRSIDARQKSIKVNLKVSVYLIDEKYTEQKIELPNYENVSNKQEVIIVGAGPAGLFAALQLIELGLKPIIIERGKDVRGRRRDLKAINVDHIVNEDSNYCFGEGGAGTYSDGKLYTRSKKRGDVDRILQLLVGFGATPDILVEAHPHIGTNKLPQIIQDIREKIIECGGKVLFETRVTDFVIKNNEMQGVVTQNGDTISANKLILATGHSARDIFELLDKKKIFIEAKPFALGVRAEHPQELIDRIQYSCDFRGDYLPPAPYSIVKQVNGRGMYSFCMCPGGVIAPCATSPGEVVTNGWSPSKRDQATANSGIVVELKLEDFKPFAKFGALAGMEFQKSIEQKAWHLAGETQRVPAQRMIDFTRSKVSESIPKTSYVPGTTSVEMGQVSPGFLTQIMREGFIEFGKAIRGYMTNDAILHAPESRTSSPVRIPRDNETLEHTQIKGLYPCGEGAGFAGGIISAAIDGEKCALKIAQSLSK
- a CDS encoding Kazal-type serine protease inhibitor family protein, producing MKKIKILLLLLTVTVAGFYSCTDNDPVENEVVTTKSISLRTTLNEIKKANNISGKNGLTTDDQFFCFGFVYPISLSYNDGTVITVSSYEGLIEILTNETSTLYIEGIEFPFQVQQEGAVTTINNEAEFFALIDDCTFYTVNDIVFDFTCYSIVFPISVVNANGQTIVVDDQTELVNLASPTPTGTSYQLDIVFPISVVQNDQTIVINNLYEFFDLNNDCPSSSCVCPADYNPVCVQTSAGVVEYSNMCHAECDGFTAADLVSCDPVTTVNFGTGLGSCFNMAYPVQVQSGGALVTVNSDDNLRQYYFPALSSIPAFVYPVTVTFNSATGPVTVLITSSAQFETAITNNCN